The following proteins are co-located in the Citrobacter freundii ATCC 8090 = MTCC 1658 = NBRC 12681 genome:
- the infB gene encoding translation initiation factor IF-2 — protein sequence MTDVTVKTLAAEIQTSVDRLVQQFADAGIPKSADDSVSAQEKQTLLAHLNRENGSAPDKLTLQRKTRSTLNIPGTGGKSKSVQIEVRKTRTFVKRDPQEAERLAAEEQAQREAEEQARREAEEAAKREAQQKAEREAAEQAKREAADKAKREAAEKDKVSNQQTDDMTKTAQAEKARRENEAAELKRKAEEEARRKLEEEARRVAEEARRMAEENEKNGVNNAEPVEDTSDYHVTTSQHARQAEDENDREVEGGRGRTRSTKAARPAKKGNKHAESKADREEARAAVRGGKGGKQRKGSALQQGFQKPAQAVNRDVVIGETITVGDLANKMAVKGSQVIKAMMKLGAMATINQVIDQETAQLVAEEMGHKVILRRENELEEAVMSDRDTGAAAEPRAPVVTIMGHVDHGKTSLLDYIRSTKVASGEAGGITQHIGAYHVETDNGMITFLDTPGHAAFTSMRARGAQATDIVVLVVAADDGVMPQTIEAIQHAKAAGVPVVVAVNKIDKPEADPDRVKNELSQYGIMPEEWGGESQFVHVSAKAGTGIDELLDAILLQAEVLELKAVRKGMASGAVIESFLDKGRGPVATVLVREGTLHKGDIVLCGFEYGRVRAMRNELGQEVLEAGPSIPVEILGLSGVPAAGDEVTVVRDEKKAREVALYRQGKFREVKLARQQKSKLENMFANMTEGEVHEVNVVLKADVQGSVEAISDSLLKLSTDEVKVKIIGSGVGGITETDATLAAASNAILVGFNVRADASARKVIESESLDLRYYSVIYHLIDEVKAAMSGMLSPELKQQIIGLAEVRDVFKSPKFGAIAGCMVTEGTIKRHNPIRVLRDNVVIYEGELESLRRFKDDVNEVRNGMECGIGVKNYNDVRVGDMIEVFEIIEIQRTIA from the coding sequence ATGACAGATGTAACCGTAAAAACGCTGGCTGCAGAGATACAGACTTCCGTGGATCGCCTGGTACAGCAATTTGCTGATGCCGGTATCCCGAAGTCTGCTGACGACTCTGTGTCCGCACAAGAGAAACAAACCTTACTGGCGCATTTGAACCGTGAAAACGGCTCAGCGCCGGATAAGTTGACATTGCAGCGTAAAACGCGCAGTACTCTCAATATTCCAGGTACCGGTGGAAAAAGCAAATCGGTACAAATCGAAGTCCGCAAGACACGCACCTTTGTGAAACGCGATCCGCAAGAGGCTGAACGCCTTGCCGCGGAAGAGCAGGCGCAGCGTGAAGCGGAAGAGCAAGCCCGTCGTGAGGCAGAAGAAGCTGCCAAACGCGAGGCGCAACAAAAAGCCGAACGTGAGGCCGCAGAACAAGCTAAGCGTGAAGCCGCTGATAAAGCGAAACGTGAAGCTGCGGAAAAAGACAAAGTGAGCAATCAACAGACCGACGATATGACTAAAACCGCCCAGGCCGAAAAAGCCCGCCGTGAAAATGAAGCCGCAGAACTGAAGCGTAAAGCGGAAGAAGAAGCACGTCGTAAGCTTGAAGAAGAAGCGCGCCGCGTAGCGGAAGAAGCTCGCCGTATGGCGGAAGAAAACGAGAAAAATGGTGTGAATAACGCTGAACCTGTTGAAGATACCAGCGATTATCACGTCACCACTTCCCAGCATGCTCGCCAGGCTGAAGACGAAAACGATCGTGAAGTCGAAGGCGGCCGTGGTCGTACTCGCAGCACGAAAGCCGCGCGTCCGGCGAAGAAAGGCAACAAACACGCTGAATCTAAAGCTGACCGTGAAGAAGCGCGTGCAGCGGTTCGCGGCGGCAAAGGCGGTAAGCAGCGTAAAGGTTCCGCTCTGCAGCAGGGCTTCCAGAAGCCAGCTCAGGCCGTTAACCGTGACGTTGTGATCGGCGAAACCATCACCGTTGGCGATCTGGCGAACAAAATGGCGGTCAAAGGCTCTCAGGTCATCAAAGCGATGATGAAGCTGGGCGCAATGGCTACCATTAACCAGGTCATCGACCAGGAAACCGCACAGCTGGTTGCCGAAGAGATGGGCCACAAAGTTATCCTGCGTCGTGAAAACGAGCTGGAAGAAGCGGTAATGAGCGACCGTGACACCGGTGCTGCGGCTGAACCGCGCGCACCAGTTGTGACCATCATGGGTCACGTTGACCACGGTAAAACCTCCCTGCTGGACTACATTCGTTCCACGAAAGTGGCTTCTGGTGAAGCGGGCGGCATTACTCAGCACATCGGTGCGTACCACGTTGAAACTGACAACGGTATGATCACCTTCCTGGATACCCCGGGTCACGCCGCGTTTACCTCCATGCGTGCTCGTGGTGCTCAGGCAACGGATATCGTTGTTCTGGTTGTTGCAGCAGACGACGGCGTGATGCCACAGACCATCGAAGCTATCCAGCACGCGAAAGCGGCGGGTGTGCCGGTGGTGGTTGCAGTCAACAAAATCGATAAGCCGGAAGCGGATCCGGATCGCGTTAAAAACGAACTGTCCCAGTACGGCATCATGCCGGAAGAGTGGGGCGGCGAGAGCCAATTCGTTCACGTTTCTGCGAAAGCGGGTACCGGTATCGACGAGCTGCTGGACGCTATCCTGCTGCAGGCCGAAGTACTGGAACTGAAAGCTGTGCGTAAAGGTATGGCGAGCGGTGCGGTTATCGAATCCTTCCTGGATAAAGGTCGTGGTCCGGTTGCTACCGTACTGGTGCGTGAAGGTACGCTGCACAAAGGCGACATCGTACTGTGTGGCTTCGAATACGGTCGCGTTCGTGCTATGCGTAACGAACTGGGTCAGGAAGTACTGGAAGCAGGTCCGTCCATTCCGGTGGAAATCCTCGGTCTGTCCGGTGTTCCGGCTGCAGGTGACGAAGTTACTGTCGTTCGTGACGAGAAGAAAGCCCGTGAAGTTGCACTGTATCGTCAGGGCAAATTCCGTGAAGTTAAACTGGCTCGTCAGCAGAAATCTAAACTCGAGAACATGTTCGCTAACATGACCGAAGGCGAAGTTCACGAAGTGAACGTCGTCCTGAAGGCTGACGTTCAGGGTTCTGTAGAAGCGATTTCCGACTCTTTACTGAAACTGTCTACCGACGAAGTCAAAGTGAAGATCATCGGTTCTGGCGTAGGTGGTATCACCGAAACCGACGCGACCCTGGCTGCGGCATCCAACGCGATTCTGGTTGGCTTCAACGTCCGTGCTGATGCCTCTGCACGTAAAGTTATCGAATCTGAAAGCCTGGATCTGCGTTACTACTCCGTCATCTATCATCTGATCGACGAAGTGAAAGCAGCGATGAGCGGCATGCTGTCTCCGGAGCTGAAACAGCAGATCATTGGTCTGGCTGAAGTTCGTGATGTGTTCAAATCACCGAAATTCGGCGCTATCGCAGGCTGTATGGTTACCGAAGGCACGATTAAACGTCACAACCCAATCCGCGTTCTGCGCGACAACGTGGTTATCTATGAAGGCGAGCTGGAATCCCTGCGTCGCTTCAAAGATGACGTTAACGAAGTCCGTAACGGCATGGAGTGTGGTATCGGCGTTAAGAACTACAACGACGTTCGCGTTGGCGATATGATCGAAGTGTTCGAGATTATCGAGATCCAACGTACTATCGCTTAA